The Ascaphus truei isolate aAscTru1 chromosome 3, aAscTru1.hap1, whole genome shotgun sequence genome includes a region encoding these proteins:
- the LOC142490580 gene encoding uncharacterized protein LOC142490580 yields the protein MLLLYIVAPGGHVSPEMEQVSSPGSASSTLLEEHHGDEDDEYDEDDATEETEIQSCDHEEVPIETVVPPNRPSTSTYDAIVASEGKIVDAENRRHSDMMTVLERMIGLQEETVSQLAHLHRVFIEVPKQLQKINTSFEALVVQQTQANYWRMTNVPQFNTSQPGSVHAGQFSPHSSDIHSPGPNVTGQVADIAVQVPDDILPLPSVQIQQQTPTKEATKTKQDTHETDQPSLVQCLPTCSHVSLGTSPVREQSLPKSPVGESLPKSPVGESLPKSPVEFHSEEMEN from the exons atgttattgttatatatagttgcccctggaggacatgtgtcacctgagatggaacaagtgtcttcacctgggtcagccagctcaacactactagaag aacatcatggtgatgaggatgatgagtatgatgaggatgacgccacagaagagactgaaatacaatcatgtgaccatgaagaggtgccaatagaaactgttgtaccgccaaatcgtccatcaacttccacatacgatgcaattgtagcttcagagggaaaaatagtggacgcagaaaatcgtcgccattcagacatgatgacagtgctggaaaggatgattggactgcaggaagaaacagtatcacaattggcacatctccacagagtcttcattgaagtgcctaaacagttgcaaaaaatcaacacctcattcgaagcattagttgttcagcaaacacaagctaattactggagaatgactaatgtaccacaattcaacacctcccagccaggatctgttcatgcaggtcagttttcaccacattcatctgatattcattcaccaggcccaaatgttaccggtcaagtagcagacattgctgtgcaggttcctgatgacatcctaccgctgccatctgtacaaattcagcagcagacacctacaaaggaggcgacaaaaacaaaacaagacacacatgaaacagaccaaccatcacttgtgcagtgtctaccaacttgctcacatgtgtcactgggcacaagccctgtccgtgaacagtcactacccaaaagccctgtaggtgagtcgctgcccaaaagccctgtaggtgaatcgctgcccaaaagccctgtag